GCAGCCGGAGGGGGGCGAGATCGGCGAGGGCACGTCGCCCTTGAGCAGGATGCGCCCGCTCTTCACGCCGCGCCGACGCGGGTCCGGCACCGGCACGGCCGACAGCAGCGCCTTGGTGTAGGGGTGCATCGGGTTCTCGTACAGCGACTTGCGGTCGGTGAGCTCCACGATCTTGCCGAGGTACATCACCGCGATGCGGTCGGACACGTGCCGGATGACCGACAGGTCGTGCGCGATGATCACGTACGTGAGGCCGAGCTCCTCCTGGAGGTCGTCCAGCAGGTTGACCACCTGGGCCTGGATCGACACGTCCAGCGCCGAGACCGGCTCGTCGGCGACGACCAGCTTCGGCTTCAGGGCCAGCGCGCGGGCGATGCCGATGCGCTGGCGCTGACCGCCCGAGAACTCGTGCGGGTAGCGGTTGTAGTGCTCCGGGTTGAGGCCCACCAGGGACAGCAGGCGCTGCACCTCCGCCTTCAGGCCGCCCTCCGGCTGCACGCCCTGCAGCTTGAACGGGGCGCTGACGATCGTGCCGACCGTGTGCCGCGGGTTCAGCGAGCCGTACGGGTCCTGGAAGATCATCTGCACGTCGCGGCGCATCGGACGCATCGCGGAGACCCCGAGGTGCGTGATGTCGCGCCCCTCGAACTCGACCGTGCCGCCCGTGGGCTCCAGCAGGCGCGTGATCAGGCGGCCCATCGTCGACTTGCCGCAGCCGGACTCGCCGACCACGCCCAGCGTCTCACCGCGCCGGACGTCGAAGTCGATGCCGTCCACGGCCTTGACGGCCCCGACCTGCCGGCGCAGCAGCCCCTTGCTGATGGGGAAGTGCTTGACCAGGCCGGTCACCTTCAGCAGCGGTTCCGCCTCGGAAGCCTGCGGCGCGTCCGTCTTCTTCATGTCGCTCACAGCTTCGGCGCAATCTCTTCGGTCCAGATCCGGGTCCGCTCCTCCTGCGACATGTGGCAGGCGGACCAGTGCCGGCTGTCGTCCTCGGTGAGCTCGGGCCGCTGGGTGCGGGTGATGCCGCCCTTGGGGATGTCGGCGTACGGGCAGCGCGGGTTGAAGGCGCAGCCGCTCGGGATGTTGATGAGGCTGGGCGGCGAGCCCTTGACCGGGATCAGGCGTTCGGTCTGCTCGCGGTCGATGCGCGGCATGGAGCCGAGCAGGCCCCAGGTGTAGGGGTGGCGCGGTTCGTAGAACACCTTCTCGGCGGTGCCGCGCTCGATGCACCGGCCGCCGTACATCACGAGGATCTCGTCGGCCATCTCGGCGACCACGCCGAGGTCGTGCGTGATCATGATGACCGCGGAGCCGAACTCCTTCTGCAGGTCGCGGATCAGGTCGAGGATCTGCGCCTGGACGGTGACGTCCAGGGCGGTGGTCGGCTCGTCCGCGATGAGCAGTTCGGGGTTGTTGACCAGCGCCATCGCGATCATCGCGCGCTGGCGCATACCGCCGGAGAACTCGTGCGGGTACGCGTCCACGCGCCGGTGGGGCTCGGGGATGCCGACCCGGTCGAGCATCTCGACCGCGCGGGTGCGGGCCGTCTTCTTGTCGACGTTCTGGTGGGTCCGGTACGCCTCGATGATCTGCTTGCCGACCGAGTAGTACGGGTGCATCGCGGACAGCGGGTCCTGGAAGACCATCGCCATCTTGCGGCCGCGCAGCTTGCGCACGTGGTCCGCGTCGGCGCGTACGAGGTCCTCGCCGTCGAGCACGACCTGGCCGGAGATGTCCGGGCGGCTGCGGGCGCTGCCGGTGCGGTGCAGGCCCATGATGGCCAGCGAGGTCACCGACTTGCCGGAGCCGGACTCGCCGACGATGCCGAGCGTCTTGCCGCGCTCGAGGTCGAAGGAGAGCCCGTCGACGGACTTGACCAGGCCGTCGTCGGTCGGGAAGTGCACTTTGAGGTCGCGTACGGAGAGGAACGCGGCGTCCTTCGGCGGGCCTGCCTGCTCGGGGACGAACGCGGGCCCGCCGGAGGTGCTTTCGCCGGAGGCGGTGGTGGGGTTCTCGGTCACGTCAGCCTCACGCGCGGGTCGATGACGGCGTACAGCAGGTCCACGATCAGGTTCGCCATCACCACGAAGAGCGCGGCGAGCAGGGTGACGCCCATGATCACGGGCAGGTCGCCCTGGCCGATGGCGGCCACGGCCGCCGTCCCCAGACCCTGGAAGTTGAAGGTCGTCTCGGTGAGCACCGCGCCGCCGAGGAGTCCGCCGAGGTCCAGGCCGAACATCGTGACGATCGGGGTGAGCGTGGAGCGCAGGGCGTGCTTGCGGATGACCACGCCCTCCTTGAGTCCCTTGGCGCGGGCGGTGCGGATGTAGTCCTCGCCGAGGACCTCGAGCATCGTGGCGCGGGTGATGCGGGCGTAGGTGGCGGCGAAGAGGAAGGCCAGGGTGATCCAGGGCAGGATCAGGGAGTTGAGCCAGGCCACCGGATCCTCGGTGAACGGTTTGTAGTTGGACACGTCCAGCCAGCCGAGGCTGTAGACGAAGATCGCGGGGGCCACCATGCCGGTGAAGAAGATCGGCAGGGAGACGCCGGCGAGCGCGCCGACCATCACGGTGCGGTCGATGGCCGTCCGGCGTTTGAGCGCCGAGATGACACCGGTCGCCACACCGGCGATCACCCAGATGACCGCTGCGCCGAGGGCGAGCGAGAGGGTGACCGGCATGCGGTCGACCATGGTCTCCCAGACGGGCGCCTCGGTCTTGAAGGAGTAGCCGAAGCAGGGGGCGGCGCAGTGGGTGACATCCGTGCCGCCGTCGTAGTCGCGGCCGACGAAGATGCCCTTGACGAAGGTCAGGTACTGCTCGGAGATGGGCTTGTCGAAGCCCATCTTCACGCGGATGCCCGCCAGGGCGGTCTCGTTGGTCTCGCGGCCGGCGTACATCAGGGCCGGATCGCTGCCTGTGATCTTGGGGACCGCGAAGAAGATGCCGAAGGTGACCACGGAGACCACCAGCAGCGTGGCGACGACGTTGAACATTCGCCGTATGAGGTAGACGAGCACTGCAGTCGGCCGCCCGGGGCGGGCGGCTGCCGTCCCTTGTGGGAACGGCAGCCGCCGCCTGCGGCCTTCACCTGCCCTTCGGACTAGCGCATGTGCGGTGAAGGCACTTGCCTGTTGTTACGTGACGACTCGACCACTCGGCTACTTGGCGGCGATGCCGACCGTGGCCAGGTCGATCTTGCCCATGGAGTCGTTGAAGTAGACGTTCGTCAGACGCGGGTTGTGGTAGACGAAGGCCTTGTCGAAGTTGATCGGGAGGTAGAGAGCCTTCTCCATGACCTTCTTGTTGATGTCCGTGTAGAACGGAGCAGCAGCTTCCGGAGTCGCGGCGGCCGCGGCCGTCTTGAACAGCTGGTTGATCTCCGGGTCGTTGATCATCGTGAAGTTGTTGTTGCCGTTGGGCTGGATGAACGATCCGTCGACGAGCGGCTGCAGGAAGCCCGAGCCGGAGTTGTAGTCGGCGCCCCAGCCCATCACGATGATGCCGTAGTTCTTCTTCTTCACGTTCTCGGGCGAACCGATCACGGAGGAGGAGAGCTTGCCGTCGTACTGGTCGATGGTGACCTTGATGCCGACCTTGGCGAGCGACGCCTGCAGGGACTCGGCGGTCTTCACCTCGGGGGCGCGGTTGTTGCGCACCGCGATGGTGGTCTCGAACCCGTCCGGCTTGCCACAGGCCTTGAGGGCCTCCTTGGCCTTGGCCTCCTGCGGCTCGCCCTTGGTCAGGTTGAAGGGGTCGTAGCTCTTGTCGGCACCGGGGATGCCGGGCGGCAGCATGTTCGCGCCGAGGTCACCGCTGGTCGGGCCGCCGCGGGCGGTCTGCAGGGACTTCGGGTCGGCCGCGTAGATGACGGCCTTGCGGCACTCGACGTTGTCGAACGGCGCGACCGTGGTCGGGAAGGCGAAGTAGCGGATGTAGCCCGTGAACGGGTTGTCCGCGTTCTGCTTCAGCTTCTCGTCCTTGAGGACCTTGTTCTTGCCGGCCTGCTGCATGCCCGTGCCGTCGATGGCGAGGTCGATGTCGCCCGACAGCAGACGCGCGTCCATGTCGTCCGGGTTGGTGGTCACCGTGAACGAGACCTTGTCCGGCAGACCCTTGCGGATCGTGTCGGTCTTCGGGTCCCAGTTCTCGTTGCGGACGAAGGTCGCGCCCTTGCTCGCGGTGAAGCTCTCGACCTTGTACGGGCCGGTGGAGATCGGCTTGTTGGTGTACGTGGCGCCCGTGTCCTTGGCCGCCGGGACCGGCGAGGAGGACGGCATGGCCAGCAGGTAGCTGAAGTCGGAGTTGGCGCTCGCCAGGTTGAAGACGATCGTCTTGTCGTCCGGCGTCTCGACGGACTTCAGACCCATCTTGTTGGCGTCGGTGTCCTTGTAGGGGCCGGGGTACTTCTGGCCCTGGTCGAGGATGTCGATCAGGTAGGTGGGACCACCGGACAGCACGTCCTGCGCGAAGACGCGCTCGATGCCGTACTTGAAGTCCTTCGAGGTGATCGGCGTACCGTCCTCGAACTTCACGCCGTCCTTGATCTTGAGGGTGTACGTCTTGCCCTCGTTGCTCAGGACCGGCAGGGCCTCGGCGAGGTCCGGGACGAGCTTGCTGCCGTCCTTGCCCGGCTTGCTGTCGTACGCGAGCAGCTGGCGCACGTAGAGGCGCTGGATGTCCCACACGAAGCCGTAGTAGGCACGCGCCGGGTCGAGGTAGTCGACGTCCTGCGGCGACCAGAGCTTGAGCTCACCGCCCTTGGCGTCCGAGGGGTTCACCATGGCGGTGGTGGCGGCGTTGAACCCGGCACCACCTGCGCCCTTGCCCTCGGTCTTCTTGCCGTCGCTGCCACCGCACGCGGCGGTCAGGGACAGGGCGGCGATCACGGCGGTGATCGCGAATGCCTGCTTTCTGCGGATCACGTTGGTCCAACCTCCATTGGTGGGTGAATCGATGAAGCGGTTCAGCTGCCCTTGGGGTCGAGTGCGTCACGCAGCCCGTCCCCGAAGAGGTTGAACGCCAGGACGGTGATGAAGATCGTGATACCCGGGACCACCATGTACGCGGGGTCGTCCTGGTAGATGGGGATGGCGTCGGAGAGCATCTTTCCCCAGGAGGCGGTGGGCGGCTTGACGCCGGCACCGAGGAAGCTGAGGGCCGCCTCCGTCAGGATGTTGGTCGGGATGAGCAGCGTCGAGTAGACGAGGATCGGTGCGACCAGGTTGGGCAGCAGCTCCTTGATCAGGATGTAGCCGCGGCCGGCGCCGAGGCTGCGGGCGGCCTCGACGTACTCGCGCTCCCGCAGGGAGATCGTCTGGCCCCGGACGATACGGCCGATGTACGGCCAGCCGAAGAAGCCGATGACGACGATCAGTACGCCCATCCGGACGCCCGAACCCTCGAACCCCCAGAGGGAGTTGGGGACCACGGAGACCAGGGCGATGGTGAACAGCAGCTGCGGGAAGGCGAGCAGCAGGTCCATCAGGCGGCTGATGAGGCCGTCGACCCAGCCGCCGAGGAACCCGGCGAGCGCGCCGAGCAGGCTGCCTATGGTGACCGACACGAAGGCCGACAGGAAGGCGACGACCAGGGAGATGCGGGCGCCGTAGACGATCCGGCTGAACACGTCGCGGCCGTTGGTGGGTTCGACGCCGAGCAGGTAGTCGGAGCTCATCCCGCCGAAGGAGCCGAGCGGCGTGCCCAGGTCCGGGTCGATCAAGTCTTCGTGGAACTCGTTGGGCGGGTGGCCCAGCAGGCTCGCGATCTGCGGTGCGAAGACCGCCACCAGGATCAGGAAGATCACGACCACGCCGCCGGTCAGCGCGACCTTGTCGCGCTTGAGCCGCATCCAGGCGATGCGGCCGGGCGAGCGGCCTTCGATGGCCTTGGCAGGGACGTCGGCTACGGACACGGGTGCGGCTGTTTCCGCGCTCGTGTCATGCAGTGGTGCCGTCATCGTGGTGGGGACCCCTCTCGGCCGACGGGTTGCCGGCCCATGCCCGCCGCTGTGGCGGCGTTGGTGCGGAGTGGCGCTCGGAGTGCGTGGTGACACGCAGGACGCGTGCTGAGGTGCAAGAACTGCAGGAAGTGCGGGACGGAGCCGCAAGCGAAATGCATATGCCAAACCTGACTTCGCAGGACTGACCGGCTCTTGGGTGGGGAGTCTTCATCGGCGCTGTGAGCAGCCGCCAGACCCGCAGATGAATGGATGCGCAACCGTGATGTGAGGGTCGAGTTCCCGTTATCCGGACTTCGCTCTCACCTGAGCGGATCAAGACCGTCCGTTCGGTACGCAATCGGACATGGCGCGCAACTCGCGGTAGGACCATGCCTTTTGGACCCACAACAGGGATGAAATCCGGACAAGCCGAAGGCCGCAGGGAACGGTGGTTCCCTGCGGCCTTCGGTCGGTTCGATACGGATGTCTCAGTGGCCGGGCAGACCCGGACGCGGACGGTGCTTCGGGGTCAGTACGCGGGGGCCTGGCCCTCGCGGTCGTAGAAGGGGCGGCTCTGGGCGCGCAGCCACATCGCGACGGGATCGTGCTCGTCCGCCAGCGCCACCGTGCACACCGGCACGCCCTCGGGGACCGCGCCGACCGACTGGCGCATCATCTCCCGTACGGATTCCAGCGCGGGCGCGGAGGCGTCGTACAGGTCGAGCCCGACCGCGAGGTACGGCGAGCCCAGCGAAGGCTGCACCCAGGCGCGGCGCAGCGAGCGGACGGCGGGGGTGCGGTGCGCGTGCTGGGTCAGCAGCCCGTAGAACTGCGGGAGCTCCAGGGCGGGCTCGGACAGCCGCAGCGGGCCGGCCGGCATCCGGTCGAGGCCCGTGGCGATGCGGCGCAGGTCGGCCCAGGGGATGCCGAGGCCGCCGCCCTGGGCGTGCGGGTTGAGCCACAGGCCCCAGCGGTCCGGGTAGAGGGCGCGGGCGATGTCCCGGCCGGTGACCACCTCGTAGCCCCGGTTCCAGCCACTGGCGGCCAGCTCCTGGGGGGAGGTCACGCACGGCGCGTACCCGAGGCCCTCGACCTCCATGCCGCCGTACTGGGCGTCCGGGGAGCCCGGCCGGCCCTGCCAGAGCAGCATCCACAGGCGGCCCTCGGCGAGGGCGTGCAGAAGCGACTCATAGCTCTCGTAGCGCCCGGGAGTCACCTGGCGCATCATGTGCTCGAGCTGCCCGGCCGCGGCCGTGCCTGACGCACTCACCCGGTACTCCTTCTTCGTCTGCCCGTCGTCCCACCCGTATCCGCACCCAGCTTAAGCGGCCCTAAGGGAGGTAGAAGGGGCGTACGCGCGTAACGATGAAGTCGACCACCGGGTCCTGCACGGCGTCCAGGAGGATCAACTGCACGGGCCAGGGCGGCGGTACCCGGGTCACGGCCCGGCCGAGGGCGTCCATCGGGGCGTTCCGCATGTCGGGCTCCCATCCCAGCAGCCGGACACCGATGTAGAGCTCCGGGGCCCCGCCCTCGACGCTGGCGAGGCAGCGGTGGGCGGCGGCGACCACGCCGGTGGCGCGGAACTCCTCGGCGGCGGCGGTCAGGAAGTCCACCGGGTCTTCCTGCCAGTCGGGCTCGTAGAGCCGGACGCGGCCGCCGGTGGCGGGTCCGTCGAGCGGGGTCCGGCCGATGCGGCAGAGCTCCGCGACGGCGGGCGGGGGCAGCGGGACGCCGACGGCGCCCTCGGGGTTCACGGCGATGCCGAGCTGCGGGGGCAGGCCCCGGGCGAACTCGACGGCGGGGGCGACGGCGAAGTCCATGGCGGGTCCGACGCAGGCGCGGAACTGCGCCTCGGAGCTGTAGACGGGGACGTACGCCGCCCCGTCGATCTCCATGGTGGGCAGCATGAGGCCGG
The Streptomyces sp. NBC_01296 DNA segment above includes these coding regions:
- a CDS encoding ABC transporter ATP-binding protein gives rise to the protein MKKTDAPQASEAEPLLKVTGLVKHFPISKGLLRRQVGAVKAVDGIDFDVRRGETLGVVGESGCGKSTMGRLITRLLEPTGGTVEFEGRDITHLGVSAMRPMRRDVQMIFQDPYGSLNPRHTVGTIVSAPFKLQGVQPEGGLKAEVQRLLSLVGLNPEHYNRYPHEFSGGQRQRIGIARALALKPKLVVADEPVSALDVSIQAQVVNLLDDLQEELGLTYVIIAHDLSVIRHVSDRIAVMYLGKIVELTDRKSLYENPMHPYTKALLSAVPVPDPRRRGVKSGRILLKGDVPSPISPPSGCRFHTRCWKATQICTTQEPPMLALATGHQVACHHPENAPDQAPGDPALPGAAEAVVTVSE
- a CDS encoding ABC transporter ATP-binding protein yields the protein MTENPTTASGESTSGGPAFVPEQAGPPKDAAFLSVRDLKVHFPTDDGLVKSVDGLSFDLERGKTLGIVGESGSGKSVTSLAIMGLHRTGSARSRPDISGQVVLDGEDLVRADADHVRKLRGRKMAMVFQDPLSAMHPYYSVGKQIIEAYRTHQNVDKKTARTRAVEMLDRVGIPEPHRRVDAYPHEFSGGMRQRAMIAMALVNNPELLIADEPTTALDVTVQAQILDLIRDLQKEFGSAVIMITHDLGVVAEMADEILVMYGGRCIERGTAEKVFYEPRHPYTWGLLGSMPRIDREQTERLIPVKGSPPSLINIPSGCAFNPRCPYADIPKGGITRTQRPELTEDDSRHWSACHMSQEERTRIWTEEIAPKL
- a CDS encoding ABC transporter permease, which gives rise to MLVYLIRRMFNVVATLLVVSVVTFGIFFAVPKITGSDPALMYAGRETNETALAGIRVKMGFDKPISEQYLTFVKGIFVGRDYDGGTDVTHCAAPCFGYSFKTEAPVWETMVDRMPVTLSLALGAAVIWVIAGVATGVISALKRRTAIDRTVMVGALAGVSLPIFFTGMVAPAIFVYSLGWLDVSNYKPFTEDPVAWLNSLILPWITLAFLFAATYARITRATMLEVLGEDYIRTARAKGLKEGVVIRKHALRSTLTPIVTMFGLDLGGLLGGAVLTETTFNFQGLGTAAVAAIGQGDLPVIMGVTLLAALFVVMANLIVDLLYAVIDPRVRLT
- a CDS encoding ABC transporter substrate-binding protein — protein: MIRRKQAFAITAVIAALSLTAACGGSDGKKTEGKGAGGAGFNAATTAMVNPSDAKGGELKLWSPQDVDYLDPARAYYGFVWDIQRLYVRQLLAYDSKPGKDGSKLVPDLAEALPVLSNEGKTYTLKIKDGVKFEDGTPITSKDFKYGIERVFAQDVLSGGPTYLIDILDQGQKYPGPYKDTDANKMGLKSVETPDDKTIVFNLASANSDFSYLLAMPSSSPVPAAKDTGATYTNKPISTGPYKVESFTASKGATFVRNENWDPKTDTIRKGLPDKVSFTVTTNPDDMDARLLSGDIDLAIDGTGMQQAGKNKVLKDEKLKQNADNPFTGYIRYFAFPTTVAPFDNVECRKAVIYAADPKSLQTARGGPTSGDLGANMLPPGIPGADKSYDPFNLTKGEPQEAKAKEALKACGKPDGFETTIAVRNNRAPEVKTAESLQASLAKVGIKVTIDQYDGKLSSSVIGSPENVKKKNYGIIVMGWGADYNSGSGFLQPLVDGSFIQPNGNNNFTMINDPEINQLFKTAAAAATPEAAAPFYTDINKKVMEKALYLPINFDKAFVYHNPRLTNVYFNDSMGKIDLATVGIAAK
- a CDS encoding ABC transporter permease, whose protein sequence is MTAPLHDTSAETAAPVSVADVPAKAIEGRSPGRIAWMRLKRDKVALTGGVVVIFLILVAVFAPQIASLLGHPPNEFHEDLIDPDLGTPLGSFGGMSSDYLLGVEPTNGRDVFSRIVYGARISLVVAFLSAFVSVTIGSLLGALAGFLGGWVDGLISRLMDLLLAFPQLLFTIALVSVVPNSLWGFEGSGVRMGVLIVVIGFFGWPYIGRIVRGQTISLREREYVEAARSLGAGRGYILIKELLPNLVAPILVYSTLLIPTNILTEAALSFLGAGVKPPTASWGKMLSDAIPIYQDDPAYMVVPGITIFITVLAFNLFGDGLRDALDPKGS
- a CDS encoding enhanced serine sensitivity protein SseB C-terminal domain-containing protein, producing MSASGTAAAGQLEHMMRQVTPGRYESYESLLHALAEGRLWMLLWQGRPGSPDAQYGGMEVEGLGYAPCVTSPQELAASGWNRGYEVVTGRDIARALYPDRWGLWLNPHAQGGGLGIPWADLRRIATGLDRMPAGPLRLSEPALELPQFYGLLTQHAHRTPAVRSLRRAWVQPSLGSPYLAVGLDLYDASAPALESVREMMRQSVGAVPEGVPVCTVALADEHDPVAMWLRAQSRPFYDREGQAPAY
- a CDS encoding enhanced serine sensitivity protein SseB; translation: MQGGGWPDNELEQVLGAALGQADAGARIVEVLGRSRLWVPLPGGGGPDGAGLMLPTMEIDGAAYVPVYSSEAQFRACVGPAMDFAVAPAVEFARGLPPQLGIAVNPEGAVGVPLPPPAVAELCRIGRTPLDGPATGGRVRLYEPDWQEDPVDFLTAAAEEFRATGVVAAAHRCLASVEGGAPELYIGVRLLGWEPDMRNAPMDALGRAVTRVPPPWPVQLILLDAVQDPVVDFIVTRVRPFYLP